Genomic window (Arachis hypogaea cultivar Tifrunner chromosome 13, arahy.Tifrunner.gnm2.J5K5, whole genome shotgun sequence):
TTTCCATGAGAGCTGGACTATTTTTCTTTGTATTATCTAAGTCAGGTGGTCTTCCATTGGTTGGGGTGTTTTGATTTGATAATTCAATGCCTTCGTCCATAGTGCATTGGGTAGAATCAACTTTCTCAATCCAATTTTCTTCATGATGTTGTCCCTCTTCTTGTTGTTTGGTCATGCTTCTGCTTCCATTTCCTTTTCCTCCCTTTTCCTTATGTTCTGTGTTGAGTGTATGTCGTTGCTGTTCAACATTGTTGGCTCCCCCTATGGCTTTTCCTTCCCGATTCTCTCTTTGTGTTTCAGGTTTATTTTGCTGAATCTTAACCCTCTTCTCTTTTGCATtgtctttctttcctttttccttctcttttttccCCTCTGATTTTTCCCCATTTTCACCTTTAGTTATCTCTTCATTCACTTCCTTAATATGCAGCACACTATATCTGCTCTTATTTTCTATCTTTGTACTTGTTTCTTTTGTCTTGCTGGATCCTGTCTCTTggccttttcttcctttttttggtCTTTGGACAACCATCCAATCACCAAAATTTATTTGACTTTCTTGCAAAATTTGCTTTCCTTTATCCAGCTTCTTTTCGTCTTCCTTATTATCCCTTTTATCACTCATTTGATTTTCCTCTGGTAACTCCTTCCCCTTCTCTCCTTGAACACTTGGCACATTGTTCTGGAATTCTTTAAAGGACAGAGCTTTTGATCATGATCTATCCGTCCACAAGAAAAATAGAAGATGTATCCCTTCATATTCCACCCTATACTCCCTTCCGTTGATTAGGTACTTCCCCATAAGTGGCTTGGTTAGGTCCACTTCTACGCACATTCTCGCAAACTTTCTTCTGCTTAGTTCTGCTATATTGCTATCCACTTTTATTGTTCTCCCAACTAAATTTCCAATCTTCCTTAGCACCATTCTGTCATACAGTTTAATGGGGAGTCCCAGTAGTCTAATCTAAGCAGTTACCTTGTCTATACTTGCTGTCAGGGGATTGAAGTTTGGTTCCCACATTCTCACTGAGAGGTAATGATCATAAATCTTCCAAGATCCTTCTAGCAAGGCAAAGTTAAAATCTTCCATCGAATAGAACTTTACTAGGTAGTATTCCTGTTCTAAGTCTATCACATCAATGCATCCTTTCCTACCCCACATAGTTTCTAGCCGTCTCTTCATTGCTGCGTATCCAACCTTCTTTCCTAATAACTTTACAATGAGTGTATTCCACCATGGCTTCCATAGTCTTCGTTCTGTTGTCTCATTTATGATTATATTGTAGAGACCTTCCTTAACTGTCTCTACTCTTATCTCTGGGCTGGTCTCCTATTCTGTTTTCTGCACATTTTCTGACCCTTCTACTCCTTCTTCTTCTGATGACATGGAGTCATCTTCCAAATTATTTTTTGTTGGTCCATTCTTTACAGTTTGTGTAAACGATCTTTGTCTAACCTGGTCCTTCTTTCCACCTAAGTCTTCGACCATCCACTCCTCTTCCCTGGGAGTAAGTAGTTGAACCCCTGTAAAGCCTCCTTCATTTGTTCttacttttttcttcttccttgcaGGGTTTCTCTTTCCTTCATCGCTGGAGGATGCTCTTGGGTAGCTCCTCCTGGATCTCCAGGGTCGCCGGTGCCGGACATCAAGAACGAAATGGAAAAAGCACTCACACACAAACTCACTTCGGATAGAAAAACTAGCCGTtgctctatttttttaaataaataaatgaagagGATCCATTCCCTATTAGTATCCAATTTAGTCAGCCCAATAACTTTATGCGTTTTGGTGTGAAgtcttaatatttaaaataattttttttgtgtttgtaacaaaaattaaaacaagcAAGAACACAACACCAAAAAATTACACCGcagaattttttaacaaaatttgctTGAAATTATCACGTGGTTGAATTCACATCGGTTGAGAATAAATATTCTTAATCTTTATTTTAGTTAGACAATCAATAACAACATTGATTTATCTTTTAACGCAAATGAATAACATTTTTGAGTTCTTACTTAACAATTTTATAATCTTTTTGATAATATTCATATTATCATCTATAACATAATTGAtaatatttttcaacaaaaatacacttttataaAATCAGGTTCACAAATTAGAGAATCACAACCAACTTCTCACGCAATCATAAGACCATTTCAGACTGCCAATAGTTCATTCCTAAAAACTGAATCAAACGATAGATGTCCTGAACTAACTAACACTCAGATGCCATAATAATCACAGATAATGCACCCAAAGTCCATTACAAGAGAGTCCGGGAGAACATTAGCATCACAGTGACCTTAAGGACATTTTGGGGAGGTGGCTTCCAAAAAAATTCTGTAATGCATAATCCAAAAAATTTCTATCCTATTTCACCCTTTTCAACTCATTCGCCAAGGCTCTCGCAAGGCAAGAAATTTTTCTCTTAGGCCATGGTTCATTCAGgttgaaaaaattattatatttatttcgcTAAATCTACCAAATCTCAACAGTTTTTACTTTCTCTTTACTATTAATGACGCTAGTAATCCAGGATCGAAAATCAGAAATATTAGCACATTCAACAATAGAAAGATCTAAAGAATTTCATATATCACGAGCAGTGAAATAATTTCGAAGGCAATATAACACAGATTCAAGATTATTACCACATTTATTACAAAGGTCACTCACCGCTAAACCCCTTTTATGATGGAAGACATTAGTGGGAATGGTATCATGAAGCGCAAGCCAAAAGAAAAATTTGACCTTTTTTGAAATGAAAAACTTCCATAGCCGCATCTAATTCCCGTCATCTTTCCATTGAAATTTAATATGTGCAAACCAATTGTACCAGCTTTTGGTAGTATATCCTTTCAAAGCAGTCAGTTTTCAAATCCAACCCCATTTGTTCACGCTCCTTTCAGGAGGAGGAATAGTACCCCAAAAGGATTTAATATCTTTGGAAATTAGAGTAGACAAGTTTCTAAAATTTCAAGTTTCATCATAGTAAACATTATCTAACTTGAACAATAAATCAGAAACATGAACAAACAGGAGAAAATTTGTAAGAATACCTAAAAGACTCCAAGGATCATACCACAAAGATTGAAGAAAACTCCCGGTATATCATCCAAGACCCTTTTTGATAGTTATATAGAATTTGGAGATGTTTTTCCACACAAAATTAAGAACCATATTTAGTCGATCCCCAATTCCTGTTTTGCTTcaaatatttatgaaaaagaagttgCACCCACAACCACTCCTTGTGCTTCATCAACATTTGCCAAATCAATTTACCAATAAGCGCCATATTAGTATTGCGAATCTCTAACTTTAAACCTTCCTAGATTCTTGTGAGCCACAACTTTCTCTCACTTTACTAAAGAAAGACCTCTGCCATCCGCATTACCTTTCCACAAGAATTGACGCATCATGAAGTCAATCTTGTCATGATAAGAAGGAAAAAGGAAAGTTTGCATTATTTGATAGACCGAAATTGAAGATAGAACcgattttaccaaacacaatctCTCGACCTTGTTTAGCATGCGTCCTTTTCAACTAGCCAATCTAGCACAAATTTTCTTAATTGCCTTTTGAACCATCTTTCGTGCAGCTCTATCATGATCAATATTCATTTcccaaatatcttttcaaatgtTGAGTAAAGTGAATGCTGGACACACTAGATAAAATATCCTTCCTTCTCTGAGAAATATTTTTAGAACATTGAGCTTTCGACTTAGATAAATTCACCTTAAACCCATATGCCTTTGTAAAGATGTTCAAAGTTTCCATAACTATTTCAACTTGATTATTGGTGGTCTTACAAAAGAGAAACAAATTGTCAGTAAACATAAGATGAGATACTCTAGACCCTCCTTTAGAAACAGCGATCGAAATTCAAGAACCACTAGAGACAAGGTGAGAAATAAGACAAGCAAGTCTTTCCATGTAAATAACAAAAAGGTATGGCGACATTGAATCTCCTTGTCTCAGACTTCTTAGAGGCTTAAAATTTTGAAGCTTTTTCCCATTTCTTAGAATGGACAAGGAAGAAGAGTAGACACAACACATGATAAGTCTGACAGCTGAAAATCCAAAACTCTTCAAAGAATGTTTTAAAAAACGCCAATCAATTCTATTGTAAGTTTTCTCAAGATCAATCTTAAAAGAAATTATTCTATTTTTGGACTTTGTTTTCCGCATGAAATGAAGAATTTCTTGAGCAATAATAATGTTCTCactaatttctctttcaaaaataAATCCGTCTTGCAATGGGCCAATCACCTCAGAAGTCAGAAAGAAACGAGTCAAATCGGTTCATCAAAACTTTAGTGACAATTTTATAGATAACATTACATAAGCTAATTTGCCTAAAATCCTTCGTATTCGTCAGATTATCCATCtttaaaataagaacaattaaaagctcaaaaaaattatcattaataTAACTTCCTACAAAAGTTTGCCTCACAATCTTTCACACATCGATCCTCACTACATCCCAATATCTTAAACAGTTTATTCTATAAGAATAATGTTaagaaattaatattaattacagtctattttaattaatattatactaaattattaaataaattgaatataaaatatattttttgttaaatttaacttttatttttttgaattttaattaaattttaaatatttttatttttaaaaattttaaatatctttttatattaaatattaactatAATGTTCATTATGTAATGTTGGCTCCTAAAGTTCTCTAAATCTAAAATTGcctttataaattaaaaagatttagggtgtgtttggcaaacgcGTTGAGGAGGAAAGAAGCACGTTTGAGTCTCTTGAAAGTTTCACTTTTGTGTTTGGCAACTTTTATTCTTCTGAACGCAGAAGTGATTCTGCCTTTAAACGTAAGTTCAGGAGAAGCTAAAATTTGTAGCTTTCTGCGTTTCACGTTCATGGTGGCTGATTATCTTAGAAAATTAGAtggaaattttatttcttttttaccaatcatatccttcatcttcttctataCAAAGGATACTAGTAACTATTACCATCACAGTTTTCTATAGTTCTTCCTACTTGTTCTTAGTTCCAATCTTTTTTCATCAAAATGGTTCAAATATGTTTCAATCACTAGCAaagtgaatattttaattttttttattatttttagtactaactttcatattttaatttttatattttttattgtattttatatttatagaataaatatttttatattatttgtgtagTATTCTAATTtatcatgttatatttttatatgagttttttttatcatttactatattattttttatatgtatattttttatgaaatttttttatttttgtttgactttgttcatgtgatttttatttattttattgtattttttttattcattgacaaatgttgttgatttttttattatgctctaatttttagatattttgttaattttatgatatttttattattatttgttcatatgaattctttttttttttctatcctcATTTACTGCATTGTATTTATAttgtgtatgaaatttttttattttttatttaattttattcatatgaattttatttaccttttattgtattttttttgttcatatgatatatgttgttggttttatgatatttttattatttcttatctgtatcaatttttttttatttttgatgtattttatttttgttttgtattaatttttttattttttattctgattttataaaatttgtaattgtaattattatatactacatctattatcaaaattttataatataaattatgatcttataaaaaaaaagacaaaataaataaaaactaattataagtaacaatagaGTCATAGATAATGAAAAATAGTTGATACAATAAAGGAAATGGATTATagtccaaaataatactaaattaaagagtactgaccgtactaaaaaaaattatagaatatttttttttgtttaatattataaaatttatagtactcttttccatatttttattttttattgtatttattttatttatatgataaatattttttatattatttttgttagcgttttgattttgcatgtatataaaaaaatttatttaaattgatgtctcttttggtaatttttcatctaaaagtgattttgagtagtataatccaaacaacatttattttactataatcaattttgatataaagattgccaaacataaatcacgttaacacaaacttacttttcatcaaaatcaattttgcaaaatcaattttatgcaaactcccgtttgcaaactgtaatccaaacacacacttagaaGTTTGCCCCGACGACCCTAACTTCGCAGCAACCTCGTAGAGACGAAAGGGTGGTACCACGTAATTGTATGGACGCTCTCAAAATCCCGTTAATGCTTTAATTTCTCCATTAATCCTTTGCTTCTTTGATGAGGAAAGTAGAGCAAGAAATACGGAGAAGGAGCTTTAGTAGCCTTACTGCATTGGATATTTGGAAGGTTCTTCTATTTACTGTCTTGGATCATCATCATTCTTTAGCTCATTATCAATTTGTTATCTATTTCTATCTGTTTATTTGGATTTGGGACAAGAGGAGATATAGATGCTGGGTTGATGGTtacatgaaaataattttatatccaAACTTGATCgttttgtgagtttgaagctgcTAGTCATCCATGGAGTCCTTCCACAGTTTCTCTTGCAAGgccgataaaaaaaatattaagagtcttaatttattttttaagatattgacaaataataaattattattttttaaataaaaaacaagttAAGATTTTCAACTAGACAACAtaagttattatttttagttaataattaattaacaatatttaaaaatattagttaaaaatatgataaaagatTGCTAAGCTAAAAATGTTAGATTGGTGGTTAAATTGTATCTGGTAGACACTATCGTAATTCCATCTATAGAGTAAAATTCACAAATATTTATAGAAATTATTCATCTTCATCCTCCTTCCTCTTGTCTTTAATATAATCATCAATCATCTAGAAATTAAAAGACATCGTATTGCAAATATGGTAAAGGAGATCCTTTCTTCCTTTTTCGTGGTTGCTCCAACATGTGCTTGTTGATGGCATGAAGAAGGAACATGGCGGTGACGCTATGGTTAAAAATTGGAACTCGCTGTAGTGGAAAAAATGCGGAAGAACTTGGTTACATAGGTGTAGCTATTAAGAGTGGCATATccacttcaataaattttttgaaGTTGGAAAATAAACCAGCGTCTAACCTTCATTATACCTGGTCAAAATCTTGAGCATGGAAATTAAACGAACCTTAATTTGATTGTGATATCTTTCATGGGGAAATAAGATTATTTTGAGAAGtcataatgaaaattttcaaaacgCAAAATATAGGTGCGTGCATTAAAAACCCCAAAACTTGTTCATTGGACCAAATCCCATGCCAACTATATTATAGAAAAGTTTTAATGTTATCTTTTATAGAGTCAAAACGATATTTACTCCATAAAATTAAAAAGCAGGCAACGATAAATGTCAcgccaattttaattttaatatatattttaaaagtaaaactcaactaatcaaatTATTCTAGCATGCATGCACAGTTCCAATAATCCCAATCCCTATGGGTAGTGAATCTTATTTGTAGTTTTCTAATTTATTTCTACCACCTAGGTATTCAATTTGGCTGCGTAATTGTTTGCTTGTTATGAAATGGTCCCTACTCTCATAACTTGTGGGTACCATCAATGTCTTTTGGGACCAGCCACCTTACTGCCGCAACAATAACTAGGCCACCCTTTGACATATTATTTGTACTCAATACATGATATTTTAGTTTTATCTTAACTTTATAATACAAAAACAATAGATAGAACAAAATATCATTTAAGCTTTAACCATTATACAGCAATTAATCACACTCATGAGTACTTTTTGAGTTATAccttaacaaaataaaagatattataaaaagtcaattatcaaaataatttttttatatatttttatatattatttatataaatttaatagtttcttatatatatatatatatatatatatatattcaaatatatatCTAATAGAAAACAACTTGATCAGAAAAATAACTACAAATAAAATTCATTATCCacagggatatatatatatagaaagagagatATAGAGttgataagaaataaaataaaaattttataatagaaCGACTTGTGTACACcagataattattttaattataataacaaaacATAGTTCACAAAtttattaaacataattattgCTGGCAAAACATTTTATTCTCCCACTTAATAGTTACTACGTACTAAGTTGGTGTACACCAGAATATTACACATAGATTATAATGGCAATGAAGCTAGTAATTAGAAGGCTTGCCAGCAATGAACCATGGGATGAAACCTTGGAGAGTCGAGACATCAGCTCTATAATGTTTTTGTGTGAATTCATACAAATCAGACCATGTGAAATCTGGGTACTTCCTTTCTTCATCGCTGCTACATAGCTTTTTTGTTGGTTTCACTGTTTTGTCTTCTTTTGGGTTCACAAAATAAACCAATGACTTCCTCTCCACCTCTCTGTTTACCAATGCCCTGTGTAGACAACTCTTGTATTTCCCATTTGACAATGCCTACTCACACAATCCAATAATACATTATCATTTTATTcatttatatatatgaaattaagagtgcatattattttttttcatttattgctTTGCGACAAATGCATGCATTCGGTGCTTGTCTCATCACAAGTCATTTCACTTGCATGTGATAAATGAAGACATTATCTATACCAAGAGAGAAAAGTAAAGggaagcaaaaaagaaaagaacctaTTGAATGTTCTAATTTTAACTGGTTTTCCATATTTAGAAGTTACCATATATGTAGgaacaacaaataaatataagaaatatTTATTGCTGAAATTTAAAGTATATTTTACTTCTTTTTGAACGATGAGGATgcaatttttaaatcaattttagtattaataaaaaagctttttattaatactaaatatttcttaaaaaaatcaaTTGCATGCATATAATTACGCATAGTCTATGAGCGACTACATTATTGAGTCCTCTTACTCAAACATATAGTACTCTACAACCTACAGTATAATAAAGATTGACcgtattattgttatgattatgaTACTGTAATGAGGTAATAGCAAAGAAAAATGATGAAATTAGTAAAGTAACATACCATAAAAGTGTCACCAATATTAATGACAAATGCATCAAGTCTTGGTCGAACAGCAAACCATTTGTTGTCAAGATAAACTTCTAAGCCACCAACTTGGTCTTGATGAAGAACAGTCAATGAAGTTGGATCACTGTGCGGACCAGTCCCAAGTGTGAGGCTTGAGTTGTTGCAAGGAGGGTAAGAGTTGCATCTCATTATTGACTCACCATCTTCAAAAAATGTCTTAAAATACAAACGATCAAGGCCAAGACTAATGGCCAAAAGCTCCATGATTGCAAAAGACAACTCCTTCATTGCGTCACAGTATTTCTGATACACGATCCTATACCAAAATGAGATGCAATTAACATTATTTAAGAAATAGTATTTGTTGAATAATCTAGATAATACTCTTGTTGCTAGAGAGACTATGATGAATTATTGGTCGTGTATTGTATTGGATTCGAACGAGACAAAGATGACATCATTAATTTAAAAACAACGGGTTGTCCTTGTAATTTTTTACACCTTTTTGCGGGTCCTCTTGACAAAACTAGGATAATACGCTTTTTTTAAGCCCTGAAAGCTAATTTAAATAATCTACATCAACTAAGTCTGACCTAAGTTATAAATCAAACGGGCTTAATTTAAATAATCTTTCATGTCCTTTGGTTTCCATTAAAAGATAGATATTTACCAAAattctcttaattattttttttacatcttCTTAATTGTTTGAAAAGATAGATATCTATTGTTTGAAAActaaaatgaatataaaatatatattgatatacaCATCATAGTTTGGTATGCTAAATCTTTATTCTTAGCATATATTATAGTTTTGTTTGTTAagaccaaattaaaaaataattctaattaattaattaaacagaTAAATTaagtacaaattaaaaataaattaaactacacatttATTTATCtacaaatatattagtaattattttaatagttatttcaatatataaatagtatttttgaaaaataatttaaaaaattcttattattattaattttaaaataattaaaccgaTTAATGCAAAACTTATTATTAGTATGCATGGATTAAGAAATTATATACAGCATACCCAGAGCTACGAAGATCCTGACCGAAGAGAGAAATGAAGTAGTGAAGAATCTGCGAGTGAGAGGGATCGATGTGAGCATATTTGAAAGAGAAGCACTCCTTCCATGGCAACTTGCTTGAATATCGATCTGCATGTGCTCCGGAGTAGCCGGACACAGCACCGGGCTGCCTTCGAGCAGCTAATTTCCGCTCCAGAGGAAGCCCAAATATGGTGTCAACCTCTTGGTAAGCGGCATCGATTAACTCCTGATCGACGCCATGGTTAGTTACTTGGAAGAAACCGTGCTTGACACAAGCCTCCCTCACGAGCTGGGCTGCGTGAGCTATGGCTTCGTGGTCCTCGCTCTTGAGGACTGCCAAGTCGACGAGAGGCTCGTTGAGCTCCTCGTCTGCAGTGATAATTAAATCGTTAGATGGCCAGAGGAATTCTTTGGGGATTTCCGACGCATTTCGCATCATGGTTGAGTCGAAAATAAGAGCTCCATTTTCGTCTTTTAGAACCTTGGGTGGCTGAGCGTGTCCGAGGGTTGGCGTTGCTGATTCCATTGGGTTGGGAATTAGGAATTGAAACTCGGAAAGAGGTATAAAGACTAgaaagagaaaatgacaaatgTAGGTATTGCAGAAAGAAGTCTATAAACACACGTATATATAGAGATATTCTAGCGGGAGATAATTATTTTCCTTTTGCTATGTAGGAATTAATTTTTAACCagtgaataattttatttattttagacgtAAATATTTATGGGActgtatattataaaattttatttatgggactatatatcataaaattttatttaaaatttaatatgagATTTTTtacttcaatatttattttattttaatttaaattttaattattttttaattatttctaaagttAAACAAAATTGTGAAtgagaaatttaaaaattttgtacaTTTAGATTGAAGAAAAGAACTTACCTTAAATTGATCTAGATATATTTTTTACCAAATGAATatgaagataataaaaaaataaaataataaaatatagaagTACAATTGAGTACATCTAATTGATTTGAgtatattttgattgaatttttgtTACAACGCtacaataataaatattataacatttatttaataaatttaatagatTATAAAAATAGCAgtatatcacttttttttttcaaaatgattcagtctctagtattttaaaaataaatttaatacaaattctaATTTCGAATTATTTCAATGTAaaggtaaaaaataatatttaaagttGATTCATTCGAGTGGATctcttataatttataatttaatatgcataattaaagttttattatttaaaataaataaaataatttaaaaaaaatagttaatattagtaaaaaaaatagttttctaGTTTCACTTTTTCTGTATatagctttttcttttttatttatattctttcatctttcatgttttatatttttaaagatttgaaattttgtattttaagtgtacataattattattaataattgattttaaatttttattgtaaaaaataagccaaaaacaataaattttatatatttttttgataaaaattattttataattttaataagtcTAAAACACAAATTAATTAAGAGGAAGTCTATAAGCCAATTTTCCATAATCAActttaatcaaatctttttaaataatttttttatacttattcTTTTATCTGTATTTATCAAAATTTGGCTttaattttaaacacatatattatTAATTACTCTTGTGACTTTCAATAAAATCATCTTATTTTCAGAGATTTGTTCGGgatgtgattttagatattttttggaatgataatataaattaaaaataaaataaaaaatagttaatattataaataattaattctatCTCTTTACACTATTAATTAAACTCTTTTCCaactttcaactttttttttcaactctagttatttattataaaaatttatgctAATTCCAAAAAAATGAGTCAATCTGTGCAGACAAAATAAGAATACATATTATATTTTAGACTTATGAGACcagaattataatataaaataaatgttaTTTACTGGCATTTcttaaaattaaatagaaagttAATAGTTCGCTTAGCATAAAATTCTAAGAGAAAGATAAATCAAATACTTTTGCTAACATTATGATCTATCcggtttatataaaaattaatttgaagaaAATGAAATCttaaa
Coding sequences:
- the LOC112733062 gene encoding gibberellin 20 oxidase 1-D, with amino-acid sequence MESATPTLGHAQPPKVLKDENGALIFDSTMMRNASEIPKEFLWPSNDLIITADEELNEPLVDLAVLKSEDHEAIAHAAQLVREACVKHGFFQVTNHGVDQELIDAAYQEVDTIFGLPLERKLAARRQPGAVSGYSGAHADRYSSKLPWKECFSFKYAHIDPSHSQILHYFISLFGQDLRSSGIVYQKYCDAMKELSFAIMELLAISLGLDRLYFKTFFEDGESIMRCNSYPPCNNSSLTLGTGPHSDPTSLTVLHQDQVGGLEVYLDNKWFAVRPRLDAFVINIGDTFMALSNGKYKSCLHRALVNREVERKSLVYFVNPKEDKTVKPTKKLCSSDEERKYPDFTWSDLYEFTQKHYRADVSTLQGFIPWFIAGKPSNY